A stretch of Schistocerca nitens isolate TAMUIC-IGC-003100 chromosome 6, iqSchNite1.1, whole genome shotgun sequence DNA encodes these proteins:
- the LOC126262568 gene encoding uncharacterized protein LOC126262568 isoform X1 — MHLLLLAIVFAATASGQRITTIQLDGVQYFISRMNPYSPELNYFLAYQYCRSLGLQLASFESREKADSLMEYLRNAGYNKYDFWTSGNRLGTSDMMLWMSTGLPFNSTFNYMRNLPSNDLHSASEDQDAASDDGGVVNEGIVEGRSKSNRRRRGGYHNPNTGCVTLRAPELSWETDDCNAVKDFICEQTRCYYYNYGSIPVSTSQGSSKYPSGSKYPSAAGQQTSTTAAPTTTSTTPVTTEKSTESPSTTPARGKDLDKTNRRVTLRPPSEESAPLPLSSIFPDLMPSPRSSENKSIPNIVTKAFPRKDSDSNVVYVTAVGVNSEEPVPVSKYTEPSNTAAPMTTRDNDESKVTAQMTGPKTFARGKVIDPPTAK; from the exons GTCAGCGAATCACAACAATACAGCTGGATGGAGTGCAATATTTCATCAGTCGTATGAATCCATACTCACCGGAGCTCAATTATTTCCTAGCATATCAGTACTGCCGATCACTTGGATTGCAACTAGCATCATTTGAATCACGTGAAAAGGCAGATTCTTTAATGGAGTATTTAAGGAATGCTG GTTATAACAAATATGACTTCTGGACTTCTGGGAATCGGCTTGGAACATCAGACATGATGTTATGGATGAGTACTGGCTTGCCCTTCAACAGTACATTCAATTACATGAGGAACCTACCATCCAATGATCTCCACTCAGCATCTGAAGACCAAGACGCTGCATCTGATGATGGTGGTGTAGTAAATGAAGGGATAGTTGAGGGAAGAAGCAAGAGCAACAGGAGACGAAG AGGAGGATATCACAACCCAAATACAGGCTGTGTGACACTGAGGGCACCAGAACTTTCCTGGGAGACAGATGACTGCAATGCTGTGAAGGACTTCATATGTGAACAGACACGGTGCTACTATTACAATTATGGCTCCATTCCTGTGTCCACATCCCAGGG GAGCAgcaaatacccatctggcagcaaaTATCCCTCAGCAGCTGGACAACAAACATCGACAACAGCAGCACCTACTACTACATCCACTACTCCAGTAACAACAGAAAAATCTACAGAAAGTCCAAGCACTACTCCTGCCAGAGGGAAAGATTTGGACAAGACAAACCGTCGAGTGACTCTCAGACCACCATCAGAGGAATCTGCCCCACTACCACTGTCTTCAATTTTTCCAGATCTCATGCCTTCGCCAAGAAGTTCTGAAAACAAATCCATACCTAACATTGTAACAAAGGCATTTCCAAGAAAAGATTCTGACAGCAATGTTGTTTATGTAACTGCTGTTGGAGTAAACAGTGAAGAACCTGTGCCAGTAAGCAAGTATACAGAACCTTCTAACACTGCAGCTCCAATGACCACACGGGACAATGATGAGAGCAAAGTGACTGCCCAGATGACTGGTCCAAAAACCTTTGCACGTGGCAAGGTTATCGATCCTCCAACTGCAAAGTAG
- the LOC126262568 gene encoding uncharacterized protein LOC126262568 isoform X2, with the protein MHLLLLAIVFAATASGQRITTIQLDGVQYFISRMNPYSPELNYFLAYQYCRSLGLQLASFESREKADSLMEYLRNAGYNKYDFWTSGNRLGTSDMMLWMSTGLPFNSTFNYMRNLPSNDLHSASEDQDAASDDGGVVNEGIVEGRSKSNRRRRGGYHNPNTGCVTLRAPELSWETDDCNAVKDFICEQTRCYYYNYGSIPVSTSQG; encoded by the exons GTCAGCGAATCACAACAATACAGCTGGATGGAGTGCAATATTTCATCAGTCGTATGAATCCATACTCACCGGAGCTCAATTATTTCCTAGCATATCAGTACTGCCGATCACTTGGATTGCAACTAGCATCATTTGAATCACGTGAAAAGGCAGATTCTTTAATGGAGTATTTAAGGAATGCTG GTTATAACAAATATGACTTCTGGACTTCTGGGAATCGGCTTGGAACATCAGACATGATGTTATGGATGAGTACTGGCTTGCCCTTCAACAGTACATTCAATTACATGAGGAACCTACCATCCAATGATCTCCACTCAGCATCTGAAGACCAAGACGCTGCATCTGATGATGGTGGTGTAGTAAATGAAGGGATAGTTGAGGGAAGAAGCAAGAGCAACAGGAGACGAAG AGGAGGATATCACAACCCAAATACAGGCTGTGTGACACTGAGGGCACCAGAACTTTCCTGGGAGACAGATGACTGCAATGCTGTGAAGGACTTCATATGTGAACAGACACGGTGCTACTATTACAATTATGGCTCCATTCCTGTGTCCACATCCCAGGGGTAA